The Caproicibacterium lactatifermentans genome contains a region encoding:
- a CDS encoding DUF3343 domain-containing protein has product MGQQVVIDVGSVTYAMKSRELLRNNGIRAYVERLPRTPNTSGCGYGVYVPNGVEEAEQILQEAGIHVLGRRERVQQK; this is encoded by the coding sequence GTGGGTCAGCAAGTTGTTATAGATGTAGGTTCCGTCACATATGCGATGAAAAGCCGTGAGCTTTTGCGCAATAATGGCATTCGGGCCTATGTAGAGCGCCTGCCGCGTACGCCGAATACCTCGGGCTGCGGCTATGGTGTATATGTTCCCAACGGGGTAGAAGAAGCTGAACAGATTTTACAGGAAGCAGGCATTCATGTACTGGGACGCAGAGAGCGGGTGCAGCAGAAATGA
- a CDS encoding aminotransferase class V-fold PLP-dependent enzyme — MIYLDNAATTYPKPPQVSAAMQRALRMYGANPGRAGHRMSLRTAEAVFQVRERAARFFGAPGPENVAFVMNCTQALNMVIKGAVKQGGHVVTSCLEHNAVMRPLETLRRRNVITYTEVQVVPGDNDATMDAFRKAMQEDTCLCVCTHVSNVWGIRLPVERIAALCHAYQVPICVDCAQSAGILPISMAENGIDYLCAPGHKGLYGPMGTGLLLALNGASLDTLIEGGTGTASESLVQPEEMPERFESGTANVPGILGLGAGIAFVQRMGIQNLYEKESRLACGVYDRFKRSGKVELYTPRPEPPYFAPLLSFNLPDMDSEETAAKLDRHGFAVRAGLHCAPRAHAFYGTLDRGAVRMCPSAFTGRAQTEAFADAVLQIAGGRH; from the coding sequence ATGATTTATTTGGACAATGCCGCTACCACATACCCAAAGCCACCACAGGTTTCTGCGGCAATGCAGCGTGCCCTGCGAATGTATGGAGCTAATCCCGGCCGGGCCGGACACCGTATGAGTCTGCGTACAGCGGAAGCTGTGTTTCAGGTGCGGGAGCGTGCCGCTCGCTTTTTCGGTGCGCCTGGTCCGGAAAATGTCGCATTTGTTATGAATTGTACGCAGGCACTGAACATGGTTATCAAAGGAGCGGTGAAGCAGGGCGGCCATGTGGTCACTTCCTGTTTGGAGCACAACGCGGTCATGCGGCCGCTGGAAACGCTGCGCCGCCGCAACGTCATTACTTATACAGAAGTGCAGGTCGTGCCCGGTGACAATGACGCCACCATGGACGCTTTCCGCAAAGCCATGCAGGAAGATACCTGTCTGTGTGTGTGCACCCATGTTTCCAATGTGTGGGGCATTCGCCTGCCGGTGGAGCGTATTGCGGCGCTGTGTCACGCCTATCAGGTGCCGATTTGTGTGGACTGTGCCCAGTCCGCCGGCATTTTGCCCATTTCTATGGCGGAAAACGGTATTGACTACCTCTGTGCGCCGGGGCATAAGGGTTTGTATGGGCCAATGGGGACCGGCCTGCTGCTTGCGCTGAACGGCGCTTCTTTGGATACACTGATAGAGGGCGGTACCGGTACAGCCTCGGAAAGTTTGGTGCAGCCGGAGGAAATGCCGGAACGGTTTGAGAGCGGAACTGCCAATGTCCCCGGCATTCTTGGCCTTGGTGCGGGCATTGCCTTTGTACAGAGGATGGGCATACAAAATCTTTACGAAAAAGAAAGCCGGCTGGCGTGCGGCGTGTACGACCGCTTCAAACGCTCCGGCAAAGTGGAGTTGTATACGCCGCGGCCGGAACCGCCATATTTTGCGCCGCTTTTATCGTTTAATCTACCCGATATGGACAGTGAGGAAACGGCTGCCAAGCTGGACCGGCACGGCTTTGCCGTGCGTGCGGGGCTGCACTGTGCACCGCGCGCACACGCTTTTTACGGCACGTTGGACCGCGGCGCCGTACGAATGTGTCCTTCCGCCTTTACCGGCAGAGCGCAGACGGAAGCTTTTGCGGATGCGGTCCTCCAAATTGCAGGCGGCAGACACTGA
- the cdaA gene encoding diadenylate cyclase CdaA — protein sequence MGQLAIFWGNIQNAFSNFRVQDIIDILLVTFVIYSAIKFMRETRAGQLVKGILIILAVWVGANVLQLYMMKTLFTYVIQYGLVCLFVVFQPELRSALEKMGRGHHGGLRALMSGRSTVDQEVQEQWRRGIRAVVAACDSMSKSKTGALIVMERETKLGDIIDTGTIINAVPSVPIICNIFFNKAPLHDGAMIVRDGMLYAAGCILPLTKRNNDVAIELGTRHRAAIGMSENSDAVVIVVSEEIGQISIALGGTITRNYTRESLQNELNSLLLEPESTRDRGSFFASIRRTKNEK from the coding sequence GTGGGTCAGCTGGCGATTTTCTGGGGAAATATACAGAATGCGTTCAGTAATTTCCGCGTACAGGACATAATCGACATTCTGTTGGTTACTTTTGTCATTTACAGTGCAATCAAATTCATGAGGGAAACCCGTGCCGGTCAGCTGGTCAAAGGCATCCTGATTATTTTGGCTGTATGGGTGGGTGCGAATGTACTGCAGCTGTATATGATGAAAACACTCTTCACGTATGTTATCCAGTATGGGCTGGTATGTCTGTTTGTGGTCTTTCAGCCGGAACTGCGCAGTGCGCTGGAGAAAATGGGACGCGGTCACCACGGCGGCCTGCGTGCGCTGATGAGCGGGCGCAGCACGGTTGACCAAGAGGTGCAGGAACAGTGGCGGCGTGGTATCCGCGCGGTTGTGGCAGCCTGTGATAGTATGTCCAAAAGCAAAACCGGTGCCCTCATTGTCATGGAGCGTGAAACCAAGCTTGGCGACATTATAGATACCGGTACCATCATTAACGCAGTGCCCAGTGTTCCCATCATCTGCAATATTTTTTTCAATAAGGCGCCCCTGCACGACGGTGCCATGATTGTTCGGGATGGAATGCTGTATGCGGCCGGCTGTATTTTGCCGCTGACAAAGCGCAACAATGATGTGGCCATTGAGCTTGGCACCCGTCACCGTGCCGCGATTGGCATGAGTGAAAATTCGGACGCGGTTGTCATTGTTGTTTCCGAGGAGATAGGCCAGATTTCCATTGCCCTGGGCGGGACTATTACCCGCAACTATACGCGTGAGTCCCTGCAGAATGAGCTAAACAGTCTGCTGCTGGAACCCGAAAGTACTCGGGACCGGGGATCGTTCTTTGCTTCTATTAGGAGGACGAAAAATGAAAAATAA
- a CDS encoding YbbR-like domain-containing protein yields the protein MKNKNKEKIKRPQKKNGYKKLNGLFYNNKFVLILSLVLAVFLWLVLACNDTEHFPKRINEIPINVRLPDEAQQQGLTVYSPSKTDTASVTITGNTLSVSQVRSKDLEVVPASVAQITAPGDYRVMLIGKNISALSNFSFSKIYPSEWTIHVDRAAKKTFSIHMPANMYKIDTSGYYSPGPTADTENVTISGPQTEVSKIDHVSVDYSGSNTVLTDTKTFAAPLVLYDASGKTIVPDQYLTMSVNQVNVTIQVQPKKTVKVLPTFTNQPAGLKLDADSAFTVSPASISIAGPKDTISKITEVSLEAIDFSQVNTTHNSFNQQISQMPSGCTNLSSSATAQVTLKNMSQYTSKDFTVTAFTKMNVPSGMKTEVETKSLNISIIGKASDIATLTASNITAAVDFSNIQQAGTTNAPVSIKIGGDKTCWAYGTYQVGVTLTKS from the coding sequence ATGAAAAATAAAAATAAAGAAAAAATAAAACGCCCACAGAAGAAAAACGGATACAAAAAGCTGAATGGCCTGTTCTACAACAACAAATTCGTCTTGATTCTATCACTGGTACTGGCGGTTTTTCTGTGGCTTGTGCTGGCCTGCAATGACACCGAGCATTTCCCGAAGCGCATCAATGAGATTCCCATCAATGTCCGCCTTCCGGATGAGGCACAGCAGCAGGGGCTGACAGTTTATTCGCCCAGCAAAACAGATACCGCTTCCGTCACCATAACTGGCAACACCCTTTCAGTCAGTCAGGTGCGCAGCAAGGACCTGGAAGTAGTGCCGGCCAGCGTGGCACAGATTACCGCGCCCGGCGACTATAGGGTAATGCTGATTGGCAAGAACATCAGTGCGCTTTCCAACTTTAGCTTCAGCAAAATTTATCCGTCTGAGTGGACGATTCATGTGGACCGCGCGGCAAAGAAAACGTTCTCTATCCACATGCCTGCCAATATGTATAAAATCGACACTTCCGGCTACTACAGCCCCGGTCCCACTGCGGATACGGAAAATGTGACCATTTCCGGCCCGCAGACGGAGGTTTCCAAAATTGACCACGTGTCCGTTGACTACAGCGGCAGCAATACCGTGCTGACGGATACCAAAACTTTTGCGGCACCACTGGTGCTGTACGATGCTTCCGGCAAGACCATTGTGCCGGACCAGTACCTTACTATGAGTGTGAACCAGGTAAATGTCACCATTCAGGTGCAGCCAAAAAAGACAGTGAAAGTTCTGCCGACTTTTACAAACCAGCCTGCTGGGCTGAAATTGGACGCGGACAGCGCCTTCACAGTCAGTCCGGCCAGCATTTCGATTGCCGGGCCAAAGGATACCATTTCTAAAATTACAGAAGTCAGTTTGGAAGCGATTGACTTTTCACAGGTTAATACCACCCACAACAGCTTTAACCAGCAGATTTCACAGATGCCAAGCGGCTGTACGAATCTAAGCAGCAGCGCCACGGCGCAGGTTACACTGAAAAACATGAGTCAGTACACCAGCAAAGACTTTACCGTTACGGCCTTTACCAAGATGAATGTTCCCTCCGGAATGAAGACAGAGGTGGAAACCAAGTCGCTTAACATCAGCATTATCGGCAAAGCAAGTGATATTGCCACCCTGACGGCGAGCAATATCACAGCGGCGGTGGATTTTTCGAATATTCAGCAGGCCGGTACGACGAATGCACCGGTATCCATTAAAATCGGCGGCGACAAAACCTGCTGGGCCTACGGAACTTACCAGGTAGGCGTTACGCTGACAAAATCGTAG
- the recJ gene encoding single-stranded-DNA-specific exonuclease RecJ yields MALKKWVVASIDRRAARQLSQQTGIPAVTAALLQSRGCSTPQQAADQINGAPLSDPLRLKDMDRAVQRIQKAIDSFEKVTVYGDYDADGVTATAILYSYLESSGANVSFYIPDREKEGYGLNMAAVDKLHERQVDLLITVDNGISSLPEVEHARELGIDVVITDHHRSRPELPQAQAVVDPFRPDDTSEDKCLCGAGLAFKLVQALEGEDSDQQLLLETYADLLTIGTVGDVVPLTGENRTFLRTGLRLLPQTDRPGLRALLEKAGLEDRELTAENIAFGIVPRINACGRIGSPDRAVRLLLSEDPDEACLLAADICDDNDYRKQLEAEIYESALQQLQQEPDRLLDRVLVVEGRGWHTGVIGIVASRLTETFGKPSIVLSCGNHEAKGSGRSVEGFSLFQAISACADLLTKFGGHAMAAGMTMPAENTAEFRRRINAYAASQGTMPVPVLQLDGVLKPARISLELPHAADLLQPFGTGNPKPLYGLFGVRLQEIQPVGGGKHLRLVCSAGGVRLRCMKFGMELSAFPYHPGDMLDLAVELIGDVYNGRETLSIIVRDMKLSGCDEEALLKGRELFEKAKRGDPLTTEEFDSLSPDRAACAGLYRTLRACGGYRGGAEGVSALGKMPFARLLVCLELFQEHGLVEAQAFGTQYTVTMCTVKGKVDLSDSGFLRGLRAQVQMVPQT; encoded by the coding sequence TTGGCACTCAAAAAATGGGTCGTTGCTTCCATCGACCGCCGTGCGGCGCGCCAGCTTTCCCAGCAGACTGGCATTCCGGCGGTGACGGCGGCATTACTGCAGTCACGTGGCTGCAGTACACCGCAGCAGGCCGCGGACCAGATTAATGGGGCACCGCTGAGTGACCCGCTTCGTTTAAAAGACATGGACCGGGCTGTTCAGCGCATTCAAAAGGCCATTGATTCCTTTGAAAAAGTGACTGTTTATGGCGACTATGATGCCGACGGTGTTACTGCCACTGCCATTTTATATTCCTATTTGGAGTCCAGCGGTGCAAATGTTTCTTTTTACATTCCGGACCGAGAAAAAGAAGGCTATGGGCTGAATATGGCCGCAGTGGACAAGTTGCATGAGCGGCAGGTGGACCTGCTCATTACCGTAGACAACGGCATTTCTTCCCTGCCGGAAGTGGAGCACGCGCGGGAACTGGGCATAGACGTCGTCATTACGGATCATCATCGGTCACGTCCGGAGCTGCCGCAGGCACAGGCCGTAGTGGACCCGTTTCGGCCGGACGATACCAGTGAAGACAAATGTCTGTGCGGTGCGGGACTGGCCTTTAAACTGGTGCAGGCACTGGAGGGGGAGGACTCCGACCAGCAGCTCCTGCTGGAAACTTATGCGGACCTTTTGACCATTGGAACCGTGGGAGATGTTGTGCCGCTGACGGGTGAAAACCGGACGTTTTTGCGGACTGGCCTTCGTTTGCTGCCGCAGACGGATCGTCCCGGTCTGCGTGCACTGCTGGAAAAAGCGGGTTTGGAAGACCGCGAGCTGACAGCGGAAAATATTGCTTTTGGCATTGTGCCGCGCATCAACGCGTGCGGACGCATCGGTTCGCCGGACCGCGCGGTCCGGCTGCTTTTAAGTGAGGACCCGGATGAAGCCTGCCTGCTGGCGGCAGATATTTGTGACGACAATGATTACCGCAAGCAGCTGGAGGCGGAAATTTATGAAAGTGCCCTGCAGCAGCTGCAGCAGGAACCGGACCGTCTATTGGACCGAGTGTTGGTTGTAGAAGGACGCGGCTGGCATACAGGTGTCATCGGAATCGTTGCCAGCCGCCTAACGGAAACATTTGGCAAGCCAAGCATTGTCCTTTCGTGCGGCAATCATGAAGCAAAAGGCTCCGGACGCAGTGTGGAGGGCTTTTCTCTGTTTCAAGCCATCAGTGCCTGCGCGGACCTGCTGACAAAATTCGGCGGGCACGCCATGGCCGCCGGCATGACCATGCCGGCGGAAAACACGGCGGAATTCCGCCGGCGCATCAACGCCTACGCCGCATCACAGGGGACTATGCCTGTGCCGGTGCTGCAGCTGGACGGCGTGCTGAAACCGGCCCGTATTTCCCTGGAGCTGCCGCACGCGGCCGACCTATTGCAGCCGTTTGGCACTGGAAACCCAAAGCCGCTGTACGGTCTGTTTGGAGTGCGCCTGCAGGAAATTCAGCCGGTCGGCGGCGGAAAACATCTGCGGCTGGTTTGTTCGGCCGGCGGAGTACGGCTTCGCTGTATGAAATTTGGTATGGAACTATCCGCTTTTCCTTATCACCCGGGGGACATGTTGGATCTTGCAGTGGAACTCATCGGTGATGTATATAACGGCCGAGAAACGCTTTCGATTATCGTGCGGGACATGAAACTGTCCGGCTGTGATGAAGAAGCACTGCTGAAGGGACGGGAGCTGTTTGAAAAAGCCAAGCGCGGTGACCCGCTGACGACAGAAGAGTTTGACAGCCTTTCACCGGACCGTGCTGCCTGTGCTGGTCTGTACCGCACACTGCGTGCGTGCGGCGGCTACCGCGGTGGTGCGGAGGGCGTGTCTGCCCTTGGCAAAATGCCATTTGCCCGCCTGCTGGTTTGTCTGGAGCTTTTTCAGGAACATGGGCTGGTTGAGGCACAGGCATTTGGTACACAATATACCGTAACCATGTGTACGGTCAAAGGGAAAGTGGATTTATCAGACAGCGGTTTTCTGCGCGGATTGCGGGCGCAGGTTCAGATGGTCCCGCAGACTTGA
- a CDS encoding RelA/SpoT family protein, with the protein MELIRRAYDLALSAHGDQKRLSGAPYISHPVAVACILVQLGMDSESVAAGLLHDVVEDTKVSLEELRRLFGPEIAGLVDGVTKITKMGLIPYKSREVQQAENLRKMLIAMSEDIRVIIIKLADRLHNMRTACYWGPEKQREKALESMEVYAPIAHRLGIRAIKEELEDLSLRVLDPYAYKEIESSLALRREERTAFIEKTKKIVQDRVAETIPNVYVSGRVKSINGIYRKMFIQGKNMDEIYDIYAVRVIVDTVNDCYNVLGIVHDMFRPLPNRFKDYISTPKPNMYQSLHTTVIGKDGIPFEIQIRTWEMHHTAEYGIAAHWKYKLGMTDGHHSHDSMEKRLEWIRQILEEQKNSADATDLIRTIKSDLTPDEVYVFTPRGDVIDLPSGSTVIDFAYAIHSEIGNRMVGAKVDKRMAPLTTQLKTGEIVDIITSKEARGPSRDWLKTVKTSEARNKIRTWFKREKRDENIMEGRSELERELKHNGVVLSAEEQELLLIRLGSKQNCATVDDVYAAIGYGGIQLWKMMPRIREEYLKTHHPEPPKELVSHAQPAARKAASGVIVEGMGDCLIKFARCCNPLPGDDIIGFITRGYGVSIHKKSCRNVPHPIASASEPERWVAAHWAGDVREEFQTTLEILANDRSGLLADVTQQLYNMRLFIHSLNSRELKDGRAVISAGITVNGLDQLQSIIGRLQAVKGVESIRRT; encoded by the coding sequence ATGGAACTTATCCGCCGAGCATATGATTTGGCCCTTTCTGCACATGGCGACCAGAAGCGTCTTTCCGGCGCTCCCTATATTTCTCATCCGGTTGCCGTAGCGTGCATTTTGGTACAGCTCGGTATGGACAGCGAGAGCGTGGCGGCCGGTTTACTGCATGACGTGGTGGAGGACACCAAGGTCAGTTTGGAGGAACTGCGCCGCCTGTTCGGTCCGGAGATTGCCGGTCTGGTGGACGGTGTTACGAAAATCACAAAGATGGGACTGATCCCGTACAAATCCCGCGAGGTACAGCAGGCGGAAAATCTCCGCAAGATGCTGATTGCCATGAGCGAGGATATCCGCGTTATCATCATCAAGCTGGCGGACCGCCTGCACAATATGCGCACGGCCTGCTATTGGGGACCGGAAAAACAGCGGGAAAAAGCACTGGAAAGCATGGAGGTCTATGCGCCGATTGCGCACCGGCTTGGTATTCGTGCCATTAAAGAAGAGCTGGAGGACCTTTCCCTGCGGGTACTGGACCCCTATGCCTATAAAGAGATTGAAAGCAGTCTGGCACTGCGGCGGGAAGAGCGGACTGCGTTTATTGAAAAGACAAAGAAAATCGTTCAGGACCGCGTTGCGGAAACGATTCCCAACGTCTATGTTTCCGGCCGTGTAAAGAGCATCAACGGCATTTACCGGAAGATGTTTATACAGGGCAAGAATATGGACGAAATTTATGATATTTATGCGGTGCGCGTCATTGTGGATACCGTTAATGACTGCTACAACGTGCTGGGCATTGTACACGATATGTTCCGGCCGCTGCCAAACCGCTTTAAGGACTATATTTCCACCCCAAAACCGAATATGTATCAGTCCCTGCATACAACGGTCATCGGCAAAGACGGCATTCCTTTTGAAATTCAGATACGCACATGGGAAATGCACCACACTGCCGAGTACGGCATTGCCGCCCACTGGAAGTACAAACTGGGTATGACGGACGGCCATCATTCTCACGACAGCATGGAAAAGCGTTTGGAATGGATTCGGCAAATCCTGGAAGAACAGAAAAATTCGGCGGACGCTACGGACCTAATCCGCACCATCAAGTCAGACCTGACGCCGGACGAGGTGTATGTCTTTACGCCGCGCGGAGATGTCATTGACCTGCCTTCCGGCAGCACCGTCATTGATTTTGCCTATGCCATTCACAGTGAAATCGGCAACCGTATGGTCGGCGCGAAGGTAGACAAACGCATGGCGCCGCTGACTACCCAGCTGAAAACCGGCGAAATCGTTGATATTATCACCAGCAAAGAGGCACGTGGTCCCAGCCGTGACTGGCTGAAAACTGTCAAGACCAGCGAGGCGCGAAATAAAATACGCACATGGTTTAAGCGGGAAAAGCGCGACGAAAATATCATGGAGGGCCGCAGTGAACTGGAGCGGGAACTGAAGCACAACGGTGTTGTGCTTTCAGCGGAAGAGCAGGAGCTGCTGCTGATTCGGCTTGGCAGCAAACAGAACTGTGCCACGGTGGACGACGTTTACGCAGCAATTGGATACGGTGGTATTCAGCTGTGGAAAATGATGCCGCGAATTCGGGAAGAATACCTAAAGACACATCATCCGGAACCACCGAAGGAACTGGTCAGCCATGCCCAGCCTGCTGCCCGCAAGGCGGCCAGCGGCGTCATTGTAGAGGGTATGGGTGACTGCCTTATTAAGTTTGCCCGCTGTTGTAACCCGCTGCCCGGGGACGATATTATCGGCTTTATTACACGCGGATACGGCGTTTCCATTCATAAAAAATCCTGCCGCAATGTTCCGCACCCGATTGCCAGTGCAAGCGAGCCGGAACGCTGGGTTGCTGCCCACTGGGCCGGTGATGTGCGCGAGGAGTTCCAGACAACACTGGAGATTTTGGCCAACGACCGTTCCGGCTTGCTGGCAGATGTGACACAGCAGCTGTACAATATGCGTTTGTTTATTCACTCGCTGAACTCCCGTGAACTGAAGGACGGACGTGCGGTTATCTCCGCTGGTATTACCGTAAACGGACTGGACCAGCTACAAAGCATCATCGGTCGTCTGCAGGCGGTAAAGGGTGTAGAATCCATCCGCCGCACATGA
- a CDS encoding MBL fold metallo-hydrolase gives MRIQCIPGGMIPTNCYLLTDNATGETAIIDPGFYDAQLKDAVKQKNVSMILLTHGHFDHTLGVGPLAAQTGAKIYMYKDEADFIGNPLNSLSSMAMCTIPTYQPDVLLKDGQTLTLGSLTIRVLHTPGHTHGGCCFLVGDALFSGDTVMCGTVGRTDFPTGSFSDILASAQRLRDLPGEWRVLPGHEFETKLSWERKNNPYMEAGQNGFNT, from the coding sequence ATGCGGATTCAGTGCATTCCCGGTGGTATGATTCCCACCAACTGTTACCTGCTGACGGACAACGCCACCGGAGAAACCGCTATTATTGACCCCGGTTTTTATGATGCGCAGCTGAAAGATGCCGTCAAGCAGAAAAATGTTTCCATGATTTTGCTGACGCACGGCCACTTTGACCATACACTGGGGGTAGGTCCTCTAGCAGCGCAGACGGGTGCAAAAATCTATATGTATAAAGATGAAGCGGACTTTATCGGCAATCCGCTCAACAGTCTAAGCAGTATGGCCATGTGCACCATTCCCACCTATCAGCCGGACGTCCTGCTGAAGGACGGTCAGACGCTGACACTTGGCAGTCTTACAATTCGGGTACTGCATACACCGGGCCACACACACGGCGGCTGCTGTTTCCTAGTAGGGGATGCCTTGTTCTCCGGCGATACCGTTATGTGCGGAACGGTGGGCCGCACGGATTTCCCAACAGGCAGCTTTTCGGATATTCTCGCTTCCGCACAGCGGCTGCGCGACCTGCCCGGCGAGTGGCGGGTGCTGCCCGGACATGAGTTCGAAACAAAGCTTAGCTGGGAACGAAAGAATAATCCCTATATGGAAGCCGGTCAAAATGGATTTAATACTTGA
- the hemZ gene encoding coproporphyrinogen dehydrogenase HemZ, whose amino-acid sequence MDLILENNAYHYELEKLCRLFYPEEPIRVMEDGTLPPNPAPLTAVARVEKTGNSVQLKASLSEGKAVLRAERAYEPGLFGDQNPERQLAELLYGLLVQKTGFTPRWGILTGIRPVKMLHSLIDRWGQDKALQIFMDAYHVSRQKTRLALLTLHKESSILAQKKPNGFSLYIGIPFCPSRCAYCSFVSMSVEKTMQLIPDYVTCLCREIRAAGRVAKGLGLVLQAVYMGGGTPTTLSAEQMDAVLAAVQDSFDLSACREVTVEAGRPDTVTPEKLRGLRRRGVTRISINPQTMQEKVLQAIGRRHTVQQVLDAFAMAREAEFDNINMDLIAGLPLDTPETFADTVDRVCALGPESITVHTLALKRASRIFQQGEQRASGAMVAQMLDYAGQKLLSGGWQPYYLYRQTRILGGLENVGFAKPGFEDFYNTVIMDESQTILACGAGAGSKICAPDGRLTRVYNFKYPYEYITRHKEILERKEKVEQIYETFAHT is encoded by the coding sequence ATGGATTTAATACTTGAAAATAACGCCTATCATTATGAACTGGAAAAACTCTGCCGTCTGTTTTATCCGGAAGAACCTATCCGCGTTATGGAGGATGGCACACTGCCGCCGAATCCAGCACCGCTGACTGCTGTTGCCCGTGTGGAGAAAACAGGGAACAGTGTACAGCTGAAAGCTAGCCTGTCGGAAGGCAAAGCGGTTTTGCGGGCGGAGCGCGCCTATGAGCCCGGCCTTTTCGGTGACCAAAATCCAGAACGGCAGCTGGCGGAGCTTTTGTACGGCTTGCTGGTTCAAAAAACTGGCTTTACGCCGCGCTGGGGTATTCTGACGGGTATTCGGCCGGTAAAAATGCTGCACAGCCTGATAGACCGTTGGGGACAGGACAAAGCGCTGCAGATTTTTATGGACGCATATCATGTCAGCCGTCAGAAAACGCGCCTGGCACTGCTTACCCTGCACAAAGAGAGCAGCATCTTGGCACAGAAAAAGCCAAACGGCTTCAGTCTGTATATCGGCATTCCGTTTTGTCCCAGCCGGTGTGCGTACTGTTCATTTGTGTCGATGTCCGTTGAAAAAACCATGCAGCTGATTCCCGACTATGTAACCTGCCTGTGCCGAGAAATTCGTGCGGCAGGCAGGGTGGCAAAAGGACTGGGCCTTGTCCTGCAGGCGGTATATATGGGCGGCGGAACACCGACAACGCTTTCTGCGGAGCAGATGGACGCGGTTCTGGCAGCCGTGCAAGATTCGTTTGATTTATCTGCCTGCCGAGAAGTGACAGTAGAAGCCGGACGGCCGGACACCGTTACACCGGAAAAGCTGCGTGGTCTGCGCCGCCGCGGTGTAACACGCATCAGCATCAACCCGCAGACCATGCAGGAAAAGGTGCTGCAGGCGATTGGCCGCCGTCATACGGTACAGCAGGTGCTGGACGCCTTTGCCATGGCCCGCGAGGCAGAGTTTGACAATATCAATATGGATTTAATTGCCGGCCTGCCGCTGGACACACCGGAAACGTTTGCCGATACGGTGGACCGCGTGTGTGCCCTTGGCCCCGAAAGCATTACCGTACACACACTGGCCCTCAAGCGTGCGTCCCGCATCTTTCAGCAGGGGGAGCAGCGCGCTTCCGGTGCGATGGTTGCACAGATGCTGGATTATGCCGGCCAAAAACTGCTTTCCGGCGGCTGGCAGCCGTACTATCTGTACCGTCAAACACGCATTTTGGGTGGTTTGGAAAATGTCGGCTTTGCCAAACCGGGATTCGAGGATTTTTACAATACCGTTATTATGGATGAAAGCCAAACCATTCTGGCCTGCGGTGCGGGTGCAGGCAGCAAAATCTGTGCACCGGACGGACGGCTTACCCGTGTGTATAATTTCAAGTATCCTTATGAGTATATTACGCGCCATAAGGAAATACTGGAGCGGAAAGAAAAGGTGGAACAGATTTATGAAACATTTGCGCACACCTGA